The Vicia villosa cultivar HV-30 ecotype Madison, WI linkage group LG1, Vvil1.0, whole genome shotgun sequence genome includes a region encoding these proteins:
- the LOC131643323 gene encoding receptor protein kinase-like protein At4g34220 has translation MKLKLNTLLRVSSFFVLLLLQYSVALNSDGIFLLKFRYSILSDPLSVFENWNYDDATPCSWHGVACSELGSPNTPDFFRVTSLILPNSQLLGSIAEELGFIQNLHHIDLSNNFLNGSLPNSIFNSSQLQFLSLSNNVISGKLPELVGLSTNLQILNLSENAFAGSIPENLTSLHNLTIVSLKSNYFSGEIPNGFNSVVILDLSSNLLNGSLPSNFQGQNLQYLNLSYNKLSGAIPQTFTRHIPEKSTIDLSFNNLTGPIPESLFNQKMESLSGNSDLCGKPLKTLCTIPSTMSTAPHITNSSSPAIAAIPRTIDSGNNTNTSTTTTTSGGSQNGLKPATIAAIVVGDIAGMGILALIILFVYQQRKKRYPKSTNVLQEKNASETVAKQEQQSLKTHSLQCSSCCLTVNQQEETSEATTSDDSDREIQNLPKEGTLVTVDGETKMDLETLLKASAYILGTSRASIVYKAVLQDGRVFAVRRIGECGVERMKEFENQVRVIAKIRHPNLVRIRGFCWGEDEKLVISDFVPNGSLSAIGYRRGGLSPMNLSLELRLKIGKGMARGLAYIHEKKYVHGNVKPSNILLNSEMEPIISDFGLDLLLLNDINHRGNGSARQLVNQKTQQQQEFLIGSTPSPYTTMGSSSSTSGGGGCGGGQVQQYQAPESFQNIKPNAKMDVYSFGVVLLELFSGRVFSDRELDQWSVSSGSVEEDKNRVLRLADVAIKHEIEGRENAVFTCFKLGLNCVSLVPQKRPSMKEVLQTLEKISTVGFN, from the exons ATGAAATTGAAACTTAACACCCTCTTGAGAGTTTCATCTTTTTTTGTTCTTCTACTTCTTCAATACTCAGTTGCTCTTAACTCTGATGGAATTTTCTTGCTGAAATTCAGATACTCCATCCTCAGTGACCCTTTATCAGTCTTTGAAAACTGGAACTATGATGATGCAACTCCATGTTCATGGCATGGAGTTGCATGTAGTGAACTAGGATCTCCTAATACACCTGATTTCTTTAGAGTAACCAGCTTGATTCTACCTAATAGCCAACTTCTTGGTTCCATTGCAGAAGAGTTAGGCTTTATTCAAAACCTTCATCACATTGATCTCTCAAACAATTTCCTCAACGGTTCATTACCAAACTCTATCTTCAACTCTTCTCAACTACAGTTCCTTTCACTCTCCAACAATGTCATCTCAGGTAAACTACCTGAGTTGGTTGGTTTATCAACAAACCTACAAATTCTCAACCTTTCTGAGAATGCCTTTGCTGGGTCAATCCCAGAAAACCTCACTTCTCTTCACAATCTAACCATTGTTTCTCTCAAAAGTAACTATTTTTCTGGTGAAATCCCAAATGGTTTCAACTCTGTTGTGATTCTAGATCTGTCCTCTAATCTACTCAACGGTTCTCTCCCAAGTAACTTCCAAGGCCAAAATCTCCAATACTTGAATCTCTCTTATAACAAACTCTCAGGAGCAATTCCACAAACATTTACAAGGCACATTCCGGAAAAATCTACAATTGATCTCTCATTCAACAACCTAACAGGACCAATACCTGAATCTTTGTTCAATCAAAAAATGGAATCACTCTCTGGAAACTCTGATCTATGTGGAAAACCTCTCAAGACTCTTTGTACTATTCCATCTACTATGTCTACTGCACCACATATCACAAACTCATCTTCACCAGCAATTGCTGCCATACCAAGAACAATCGACTCAGgaaataacacaaacacatcaACTACAACTACAACTAGTGGTGGTTCACAGAATGGTCTAAAACCTGCTACAATAGCAGCCATTGTTGTTGGAGATATAGCAGGCATGGGAATTTTAGCTCTTATCATACTTTTTGTCTatcaacaaagaaagaaaagatatccAAAATCAACCAATGTTCTTCAAGAGAAGAATGCATCAGAAACTGTAGCCAAACAAGAACAACAATCTCTGAAAACACACTCACTTCAATGTTCTTCTTGCTGTTTAACAGTTAATCAGCAAGAAGAAACATCAGAAGCAACAACTTCTGATGACAGTGACCGTGAAATCCAGAACCTTCCGAAAGAAGGTACACTGGTAACGGTAGACGGCGAGACTAAGATGGATTTGGAAACATTGTTGAAGGCTTCAGCTTATATACTTGGAACAAGCCGTGCCAGTATTGTGTATAAAGCAGTGTTGCAGGATGGAAGAGTTTTTGCTGTTAGAAGGATCGGCGAATGCGGTGTTGAAAGAATGAAAGAGTTTGAGAATCAAGTTAGAGTTATCGCAAAGATTCGTCATCCTAATTTGGTTAGGATTCGTGGTTTCTGTTGGGGTGAAGATGAGAAGCTTGTTATCTCTGATTTTGTTCCTAATGGCAGCCTCTCTGCTATTGGTTACA GAAGAGGGGGTTTGTCGCCGATGAATTTATCTTTGGAATTGCGGTTGAAGATAGGGAAAGGGATGGCTAGAGGACTTGCTTACATTCATGAAAAGAAATATGTGCATGGAAATGTTAAACCAAGTAACATTTTATTGAATTCTGAAATGGAACCAATTATAAGTGATTTTGGACTTGATTTGCTTCTTCTGAATGATATCAACCATAGAGGAAACGGTTCAGCTAGGCAATTAGTGAACCAGAAAACACAACAGCAACAAGAGTTTCTCATTGGTTCGACTCCGAGTCCGTATACGACAATGGGGTCGTCATCGTCGACGAGTGGCGGTGGTGGTTGCGGTGGTGGTCAAGTACAACAATATCAAGCACCGGAATCTTTccaaaacataaaaccaaacgCTAAAATGGATGTGTATTCATTTGGGGTTGTTTTGTTGGAGCTTTTTAGCGGGAGGGTTTTCTCGGACCGGGAATTGGACCAGTGGTCTGTTTCGTCCGGTTCGGTTGAAGAAGATAAAAACCGGGTTTTGAGGTTGGCTGACGTGGCTATTAAACATGAGattgaaggtagagaaaatgCTGTGTTCACGTGTTTCAAGTTGGGGTTAAATTGTGTTTCTCTTGTCCCACAAAAGAGACCGTCCATGAAAGAAGTACTACAAACTTTAGAGAAGATTTCCACCGttggttttaattaa